One region of Candidatus Peribacteraceae bacterium genomic DNA includes:
- a CDS encoding tyrosine-type recombinase/integrase, whose protein sequence is MPHSHSPLDQAVERYLLFLRAEENKSPLTLSNYRQSLDLFLTLSPLGDVGDISKESVRMYKGKLQEFLTKQGNPLAIRTKNHHLTVLRAFLRYLVQEEEMDVYPPDRVRRFKEEMRKVKVLFKEDLDRLLLAPDTSTKEGKRDKAILELFFSTGLRLAELRSLNRKDLNFHTREISVRGKRSKLRVVFLSDNAVEALKAYLDCRMDHLEPLFIRNHNLAANEMPPGESFRLSRISIYNLVKKYASAAGIMSNPSPHTLRHSFATDLLRNGADLRSVQELLGHKDLSTTQIYTHVTNPQLKEVHKKFHGK, encoded by the coding sequence ATGCCCCACTCCCACTCCCCCCTAGACCAGGCAGTCGAAAGGTACCTCCTCTTTCTCCGTGCGGAGGAGAACAAATCCCCGCTCACTTTGAGCAACTATCGACAGTCATTGGATCTCTTTTTGACACTATCCCCTCTTGGTGATGTGGGCGACATAAGTAAAGAATCCGTCAGGATGTACAAGGGGAAGCTGCAAGAGTTCCTGACCAAGCAGGGGAATCCGCTCGCCATCCGCACCAAGAACCACCACCTCACGGTCCTGCGCGCCTTCCTCCGTTACCTGGTGCAGGAGGAAGAGATGGACGTGTATCCCCCCGACCGCGTGCGGCGCTTCAAAGAAGAGATGCGGAAGGTCAAAGTGCTCTTCAAGGAAGACCTGGATCGGCTGCTGCTGGCGCCGGATACATCCACCAAGGAGGGGAAGCGCGACAAGGCCATACTGGAGCTCTTCTTTTCCACGGGCTTGCGTCTCGCGGAACTCCGTTCCCTCAATCGCAAGGATTTGAACTTCCACACGCGGGAGATCAGCGTGCGGGGCAAGCGCAGCAAGCTCCGCGTGGTCTTCCTCTCGGATAACGCCGTGGAGGCGCTCAAGGCCTATCTTGATTGCCGGATGGACCACCTCGAACCGCTCTTCATTCGCAACCACAACTTGGCAGCCAACGAGATGCCCCCGGGCGAATCCTTCCGCCTCTCCCGCATTTCCATCTACAACCTGGTGAAGAAGTACGCCAGCGCGGCGGGGATCATGAGCAACCCCTCGCCCCACACCCTTCGCCACTCGTTCGCGACGGACCTCCTGAGGAACGGGGCGGACCTGCGTTCCGTCCAAGAGCTCTTGGGCCACAAGGACCTCTCCACGACGCAGATCTATACGCACGTCACGAACCCCCAGCTGAAAGAGGTCCATAAGAAGTTCCACGGAAAGTGA
- a CDS encoding polysaccharide pyruvyl transferase family protein: MKALLVGNYGVGNLGDELLKEYFLRRYPEVEWIVVSGNPHGEREVPRIPAGIRSFLALRWWRTVRAMRRCDAVVFGGGTLFTDVESVRACVIWGLHASAARILRKPLLLTFQGVGPFRTQKGRRWTQRVLRQARFVSVRDAHSFDRVKELVPAVRAMQSFDPVLLLFHEDQQTARSGKVFSMIPRHNTPAAYVEYAKLLLRRGKYEGVNILSLHPDHPGEKAVCRELQEAMPVAELWEVRTLEGLVRHLRESSYVLSARYHGALAALALGIPFETFVQEQRDKLSSLKETELQGALLELAERGERELKQALEGLVPSKKEAHIVEGQAHPA; the protein is encoded by the coding sequence ATGAAGGCCCTCCTTGTCGGCAACTACGGCGTAGGCAACTTGGGGGATGAGCTCCTGAAGGAGTACTTCTTGCGCCGGTACCCCGAGGTGGAGTGGATCGTGGTGAGCGGCAACCCCCATGGGGAACGGGAAGTGCCGCGCATTCCGGCGGGCATACGGTCGTTCTTGGCATTGCGGTGGTGGAGGACGGTGCGCGCGATGCGCCGCTGCGACGCGGTGGTGTTTGGGGGCGGCACCCTGTTTACGGATGTGGAATCCGTGCGCGCTTGCGTCATTTGGGGGCTCCATGCGTCCGCTGCGCGCATCCTCCGCAAACCGCTTCTCCTCACGTTCCAGGGCGTTGGGCCGTTCCGTACGCAGAAGGGCAGGCGGTGGACGCAACGGGTGTTGCGGCAAGCGCGCTTCGTCTCCGTGCGCGATGCGCATTCGTTCGACCGCGTGAAGGAACTCGTCCCCGCCGTCCGTGCCATGCAGTCCTTCGACCCCGTCCTGCTCCTCTTCCACGAGGACCAGCAAACGGCGCGGTCGGGGAAAGTCTTCAGCATGATCCCGCGGCACAACACCCCGGCGGCGTACGTGGAGTACGCCAAGCTGCTCCTGCGGCGCGGGAAGTACGAGGGGGTGAACATCCTCTCTCTCCATCCCGACCATCCGGGGGAGAAGGCGGTGTGCCGCGAGCTGCAGGAAGCCATGCCCGTGGCGGAACTGTGGGAAGTGCGCACGTTGGAAGGTCTCGTGCGGCACCTGCGCGAGAGTTCCTACGTCCTCTCCGCCCGCTACCACGGCGCGCTCGCCGCGCTTGCGCTGGGGATACCCTTCGAGACATTCGTGCAGGAGCAACGGGACAAGCTCTCTTCCCTCAAGGAGACGGAGCTGCAGGGTGCGCTCTTGGAACTGGCGGAACGGGGGGAGCGGGAGCTCAAGCAGGCGCTGGAAGGGCTCGTCCCCTCTAAGAAAGAAGCTCATATCGTTGAGGGGCAGGCGCACCCTGCGTAG
- a CDS encoding winged helix-turn-helix domain-containing protein, with the protein MSSTVLKALFSSQTRVKLLSTFLLHPEQEYFIRELTRLLGEQINSIRRELENLRRIGLVRSRHRNRKKYYHVDSTFPFYGELRSIFSKEIQPESPAIASLKNLPTVQLIVLAGMLTGTESKVDLLVVGTLKKEILEALLSQEPTLKNVKYSIFSEADFLYRLSLKDRFILEILNDPRHLIVHNAMQEQIAEAQGR; encoded by the coding sequence ATGTCGTCCACGGTGCTCAAAGCGCTGTTCAGTTCCCAGACGAGGGTCAAGCTCCTCTCCACGTTTTTGCTGCATCCGGAACAGGAATATTTCATCCGCGAACTCACCCGGCTTCTGGGGGAACAGATCAACTCCATCCGTCGCGAGTTGGAGAATTTGCGCCGCATCGGGCTGGTGCGCTCAAGGCACCGCAACCGCAAGAAGTATTACCATGTGGACTCCACCTTCCCGTTCTACGGGGAATTGCGCAGCATCTTCAGCAAGGAAATCCAGCCGGAAAGCCCAGCCATCGCCAGCCTCAAGAACCTGCCCACCGTCCAACTCATCGTACTGGCCGGGATGCTGACGGGAACGGAGAGCAAAGTGGACCTGTTGGTGGTGGGGACGCTCAAGAAGGAGATACTGGAAGCGCTCCTCTCGCAGGAACCCACGCTCAAGAACGTCAAATACTCCATCTTCTCGGAAGCGGATTTCCTCTACCGCTTGAGCCTCAAGGACCGTTTCATACTGGAAATCCTCAACGACCCCCGCCACCTCATCGTCCACAACGCCATGCAGGAGCAGATTGCGGAGGCTCAGGGACGATAA
- a CDS encoding M23 family metallopeptidase translates to MTHRKRKQFTKRSLHTHKQPHPAMQYLSQRVTFWIAVLSVMAFVTGNMMGQHGWRVFWMSVLGEQNDSLIVYSGTVPPVASVPDYRNWHAAAGISSLQFSDIPASALVPLLQYNSNRQKSGEDQYVYSIGYMGAYDTGAEGEGSHPGTDIRMPVGTPVQSVMNGIVTRVGEDRGGFGKFIVIRHPNVPDPDQPAKITVLHSVYAHLNEMSVVEGEIVGKGQQIGKSGQTGLASGPHLHFQIDRDTFRDGTKVPYHPYWPFTSAEARAANYSFSQAIDNGLFQDRGYSATVNPMLYVQAQYAPVLVAQSKASDPQLTPEERREQRIAGRLARRQTEEKEVAVKASLVATAGTEERAASSSSAQASSVTSVAPQAAASSSAAPSVLSAPYSAEVAGVDIQHPRTFTGRKWETITVILRDAQGDVAASGRLDHDLYLRTAFGRAEFRPPILTPLDFRNGKATVQVLPLGHQTLVIEIKPEGVLGGPMRYVGE, encoded by the coding sequence ATGACGCACAGAAAACGCAAACAATTCACAAAACGCAGCCTGCATACCCATAAGCAGCCGCATCCCGCCATGCAGTACCTGTCCCAGCGGGTGACGTTCTGGATTGCGGTGCTCTCGGTGATGGCGTTCGTAACGGGGAACATGATGGGGCAGCATGGGTGGAGGGTCTTCTGGATGTCGGTGCTCGGCGAGCAGAATGATAGTCTCATTGTGTATTCCGGGACAGTGCCTCCCGTAGCGTCCGTACCGGATTACCGCAACTGGCATGCCGCCGCCGGCATCTCTTCCCTGCAGTTTTCGGATATCCCCGCAAGCGCCCTCGTCCCGCTGCTCCAATACAACAGCAATCGGCAGAAGAGCGGCGAGGACCAGTACGTCTACTCCATCGGATACATGGGAGCCTACGACACGGGTGCGGAAGGCGAAGGGAGCCACCCCGGCACGGACATACGCATGCCGGTGGGGACACCGGTGCAGAGCGTGATGAACGGCATCGTGACGCGCGTAGGGGAAGACCGCGGCGGCTTCGGAAAGTTCATCGTCATACGGCATCCCAACGTGCCGGATCCCGACCAACCCGCCAAGATCACGGTCCTCCATTCCGTCTACGCCCACTTGAACGAGATGAGCGTGGTGGAGGGGGAAATCGTTGGCAAAGGGCAACAGATCGGCAAGAGCGGACAGACGGGCCTCGCCTCCGGTCCGCACCTGCACTTCCAGATCGACCGGGACACGTTCCGGGACGGTACCAAGGTGCCCTATCACCCCTACTGGCCTTTCACCTCCGCGGAAGCGCGCGCGGCGAACTACTCCTTCTCCCAAGCCATCGACAACGGCCTGTTCCAGGACCGCGGCTACAGCGCGACGGTGAACCCGATGCTCTACGTCCAGGCGCAGTACGCGCCGGTGCTGGTGGCGCAGAGCAAGGCTTCCGATCCGCAGCTGACGCCGGAAGAGCGCCGTGAACAGCGCATCGCCGGGCGGCTTGCGCGTCGGCAGACGGAGGAAAAGGAGGTGGCGGTGAAGGCATCACTGGTCGCGACCGCAGGCACGGAGGAACGAGCCGCGTCATCGTCTTCCGCGCAGGCATCGTCCGTCACCTCGGTTGCACCGCAAGCAGCGGCGTCATCCTCCGCGGCTCCTTCCGTGCTTTCCGCACCGTATTCCGCGGAAGTGGCGGGGGTGGATATCCAACATCCCCGCACGTTCACCGGCAGGAAGTGGGAAACCATTACGGTGATCTTGCGCGATGCGCAGGGCGATGTGGCCGCATCCGGAAGGCTGGACCATGACCTGTATTTGCGCACGGCCTTCGGGCGCGCGGAATTCCGCCCTCCCATCCTCACGCCGCTCGATTTCCGCAACGGGAAAGCGACGGTGCAAGTGTTGCCGCTCGGCCATCAGACGCTGGTGATAGAGATCAAGCCGGAAGGCGTCCTGGGCGGGCCGATGCGGTACGTGGGGGAGTGA
- a CDS encoding peroxiredoxin, which produces MMLRIGDTAPDFEAPDQERRLHRLSDERGKWVVLYFYPKDETAGCTAEACSFRDAAEDYRGRATVWGVSADTVESHRAFAEHHRLPFPLLSDPDRHIHGLYGAGSLLHKRVTFLINPEGEIAQIYDNVVPKGHAQEILQDVAVEG; this is translated from the coding sequence ATGATGCTGCGCATAGGGGACACAGCGCCGGACTTCGAGGCTCCGGACCAGGAGAGGCGACTCCACCGCCTTTCCGATGAGCGCGGAAAATGGGTGGTACTCTACTTCTACCCCAAAGACGAGACGGCGGGCTGCACCGCAGAAGCGTGCTCGTTTCGGGACGCCGCAGAAGACTACCGGGGCAGGGCGACGGTGTGGGGGGTGAGCGCCGATACCGTGGAGAGCCACCGGGCGTTTGCGGAGCATCACCGGTTGCCGTTCCCGCTCCTCTCCGATCCCGACCGGCATATCCACGGGCTGTACGGTGCGGGATCCCTCCTCCATAAGCGCGTGACGTTTCTCATCAACCCGGAGGGGGAAATTGCGCAGATCTATGACAACGTGGTGCCCAAGGGACATGCGCAGGAAATCCTGCAGGATGTTGCCGTAGAAGGATGA
- a CDS encoding YdcF family protein produces MTQSVKRFCRRLLRSLLAVALFAVLVFLLTALYVFAGFDGEGDLPADCGVVFGAAVHSVFDNDEEKYVNVAGPGISRRVLTAVQLYREKKLKRLIMSGGRGEGMRASEAEVMRDVAVAEGVDPKDITIETQSTSTEENLLLVRPLTGSCSSTVAISDRYHLARIGYIAGKQGWELSTFPAQRHADSLFEVYSVIREVGALFMFTLESLLT; encoded by the coding sequence ATGACGCAATCGGTGAAACGGTTCTGCAGGCGGCTGCTCCGCTCGCTCCTTGCGGTCGCGCTCTTCGCCGTCCTGGTTTTCCTCCTCACGGCGTTGTATGTGTTTGCCGGGTTTGACGGGGAAGGGGATTTGCCAGCCGATTGCGGCGTGGTGTTCGGCGCAGCGGTCCATTCAGTATTTGACAATGATGAAGAAAAGTATGTAAATGTTGCCGGACCCGGAATTTCCAGGAGAGTGCTCACAGCCGTTCAACTCTATAGGGAGAAGAAATTGAAGCGCCTCATCATGAGTGGGGGACGTGGAGAGGGGATGCGCGCAAGCGAAGCGGAAGTGATGCGCGACGTAGCGGTGGCCGAGGGTGTGGACCCCAAAGACATCACGATCGAGACGCAATCGACCTCCACGGAGGAGAACTTACTCCTCGTGAGGCCCCTCACGGGCTCTTGCAGTTCTACGGTCGCCATAAGCGATAGGTACCATTTGGCCCGTATCGGATATATCGCGGGGAAACAGGGGTGGGAGTTATCCACATTCCCTGCACAACGGCATGCGGATAGCTTATTTGAGGTCTATAGCGTAATCCGTGAGGTTGGAGCCCTCTTTATGTTTACCCTAGAATCTCTATTAACATAA
- a CDS encoding phosphoglycerate kinase, with amino-acid sequence MPTYATLADAKLKGKKVLLRAGFDVTMEKGKVLDTSRVEAVLPTMNYILEHGAALIIMSHQGRPKGKPVPEFSQKPLVPVLEKLLGKKVAFAASCRGKDAVAAAKALKPGEVLFLENLRYEAGEEKNDPALAKELASMGDLYVNDAFTNCHRNHASMTGIPKLLSSFMGLQLQKEVENLSKVTEDPRHPLVLIISGAKMETKVPVVEQFLNKGDDILLGGCIANTFIAARGFDVGTSKYDETAMEKAQELMLEAEKTEKADIHVPRDAVVATSMADTAQKLDLPVEDIEGDMSILDIGKVTVERYKKKIEKAGTIVWNGPVGYYEVNRFSHATKRIAEAVAAATKKGAVSIVGGGDTIDFHERYKYPLDAYTFVSTGGGAMLEFIGGKKLPALEALKR; translated from the coding sequence ATGCCAACCTACGCCACACTCGCGGACGCGAAGCTGAAAGGGAAGAAGGTGCTGCTCCGCGCGGGTTTCGACGTTACCATGGAGAAGGGAAAGGTGCTGGATACGTCGCGCGTCGAGGCGGTGCTCCCCACCATGAACTACATCCTCGAGCACGGTGCCGCCCTCATCATCATGAGCCACCAGGGACGCCCCAAGGGGAAGCCCGTCCCGGAATTCAGCCAGAAGCCCCTCGTTCCCGTGCTGGAGAAACTCCTCGGCAAGAAGGTGGCCTTCGCGGCGTCATGCCGTGGAAAGGATGCGGTCGCCGCGGCCAAGGCGCTCAAGCCGGGGGAGGTTCTCTTCCTGGAGAACTTGCGCTATGAGGCGGGGGAAGAGAAGAACGATCCGGCGCTGGCCAAGGAGCTTGCGTCCATGGGGGACCTCTACGTCAACGATGCCTTCACCAACTGCCACCGCAACCATGCATCCATGACAGGCATCCCCAAGCTCCTGTCCTCCTTCATGGGGCTGCAGTTGCAGAAGGAGGTGGAGAACCTCTCCAAGGTCACCGAGGATCCGCGGCACCCCCTGGTGCTCATCATCAGCGGGGCGAAGATGGAGACCAAGGTGCCCGTCGTGGAGCAGTTCCTCAACAAGGGAGATGACATCCTCCTCGGAGGGTGCATCGCCAACACCTTCATTGCCGCGCGCGGTTTCGATGTGGGAACCTCGAAGTACGATGAGACCGCCATGGAGAAAGCGCAGGAACTGATGCTGGAGGCGGAGAAGACGGAGAAGGCGGATATCCACGTGCCGCGGGATGCCGTGGTGGCCACGTCGATGGCGGATACGGCGCAGAAGCTGGATTTGCCCGTGGAGGACATCGAGGGGGACATGAGCATCCTGGACATCGGCAAAGTGACGGTGGAGCGGTATAAGAAGAAGATCGAGAAGGCGGGGACCATCGTGTGGAACGGGCCCGTGGGGTACTACGAGGTGAACCGTTTCTCCCATGCAACGAAGCGCATTGCGGAGGCCGTGGCGGCCGCCACAAAGAAGGGTGCGGTGTCCATCGTCGGCGGCGGCGATACCATCGATTTCCACGAGCGCTACAAGTATCCGCTCGACGCCTACACCTTCGTGAGCACGGGCGGGGGGGCCATGCTGGAGTTCATCGGAGGGAAGAAATTGCCAGCACTCGAAGCCCTCAAGAGGTAG
- the tsaE gene encoding tRNA (adenosine(37)-N6)-threonylcarbamoyltransferase complex ATPase subunit type 1 TsaE encodes MSIPDSCSFSLPNAESTVHAGASLAHTLYRMPLTLLLRGELGAGKTTFFQGFAQGLGVHAHVMSPTFALEQRYATRELGELLHIDLYRLHASQARELLAATDDHRGIRCIEWPERLEMETEAVFPDAVSVSLSDEPPSSRGKDGRLITVDFRDIPLPTLQEIAQWRTDVLLPTRIIAHSHTVGLFAKALAVALWGRHTIARPATLLAAGELHDLLRFVDFRALPHTRLFTPTPEQEERWTQWRKRYAGLTHEEAAATFLREKGFAALGEIVSSHGLRLPSPSRITTEQKVLFYADKRVQEDAVVSLRARFDDFRNRYGENDRAASKEWFEEAKRLEQELFPDGVPY; translated from the coding sequence ATGTCAATTCCCGATTCCTGCTCCTTTTCCCTTCCCAACGCCGAAAGCACCGTTCATGCGGGTGCTTCCCTCGCCCATACCTTGTACCGCATGCCCCTCACCCTCCTGTTGCGGGGGGAACTGGGCGCCGGAAAGACCACGTTCTTCCAAGGTTTTGCGCAGGGCTTGGGCGTACACGCGCATGTGATGAGCCCCACGTTCGCGCTGGAACAGCGCTATGCGACGCGTGAATTGGGGGAACTCCTCCACATCGACCTCTATCGCCTCCATGCCTCCCAGGCGCGGGAACTTCTGGCCGCCACCGATGACCATCGGGGTATCCGTTGCATCGAATGGCCGGAACGGTTGGAAATGGAAACGGAAGCGGTATTCCCGGATGCCGTCTCTGTCTCCCTCTCCGATGAACCGCCTTCCTCCCGCGGGAAGGACGGGCGGCTCATCACCGTTGATTTCCGCGACATCCCCCTCCCCACGCTGCAGGAAATCGCGCAGTGGCGGACGGACGTGCTGCTCCCCACGCGCATCATCGCCCACTCCCACACGGTGGGGCTCTTCGCCAAGGCATTGGCCGTAGCGCTGTGGGGACGACACACCATCGCGCGCCCCGCCACCCTCCTGGCTGCGGGGGAACTCCATGATTTGCTGCGCTTCGTGGATTTCCGCGCGCTTCCGCACACCCGCCTCTTCACCCCCACGCCGGAGCAGGAGGAACGGTGGACGCAGTGGCGCAAGCGCTACGCCGGCTTGACCCATGAAGAAGCGGCAGCCACGTTCCTGCGTGAAAAGGGCTTTGCCGCACTGGGAGAAATCGTCTCTTCCCACGGCCTGCGCCTTCCCTCCCCCTCACGCATCACCACGGAACAGAAGGTGCTGTTCTACGCCGATAAGCGCGTACAGGAGGACGCGGTGGTGTCTCTCCGAGCGCGCTTCGACGACTTCCGGAACAGGTACGGCGAAAACGACCGCGCCGCATCCAAAGAATGGTTTGAGGAAGCGAAGCGTTTGGAGCAGGAGCTCTTCCCCGACGGCGTCCCGTATTAA
- a CDS encoding MraY family glycosyltransferase, which produces MFTTPLFWTPLLALAVSLAAHAATLTVFPRIGLLDFPERYGYVRGRLPYPVGIVSVLLFLLVLTSASPFGWNVRTAWLAGAVILLAVFTLIDDRKPLPAPLRLFIQAASALFIVLPGNCLGGRICSVTNPLNGFMGGAVIDLHGALPLLSIAVTVLWLLLTVNALNWFDGIPGQVSALSVIGFLTIGFLSLSARVNQPELALVSFVLAGIAAGSLAFELPGLTLIGDTGAMFFGLMLGLLTIYSGGKVATAFLVLGVPLLDLGIVILRRIMKRKSPLRGNATNEHLHHRLLHKGWPRTVIVALTAGIGTVFGLAALFMDTVEKFVSAGLLFLLMLLLSFYSRPSVHPTSLS; this is translated from the coding sequence GTGTTCACCACTCCCCTCTTCTGGACTCCCCTGCTGGCGCTTGCGGTGTCCCTCGCGGCGCACGCCGCCACGCTCACGGTGTTTCCCCGCATCGGGCTCCTCGATTTTCCCGAACGGTACGGCTACGTCCGCGGACGGCTCCCCTACCCCGTCGGTATCGTCTCCGTGCTGCTGTTTCTCCTGGTCCTCACGTCCGCAAGCCCCTTCGGCTGGAACGTGCGCACCGCATGGCTCGCCGGAGCCGTCATCCTCCTCGCCGTCTTCACGCTCATCGATGACCGCAAGCCCCTCCCCGCGCCCCTGCGCCTGTTCATCCAGGCGGCCTCCGCCTTGTTCATCGTCCTCCCCGGCAACTGCCTGGGCGGCCGCATCTGCTCCGTGACGAACCCGCTGAACGGCTTCATGGGTGGCGCGGTGATCGACCTGCACGGCGCCCTGCCCCTCCTCAGCATCGCCGTAACCGTGCTGTGGCTCCTCCTCACCGTCAACGCCCTCAATTGGTTCGACGGCATCCCGGGGCAGGTTTCCGCGCTCTCGGTCATCGGCTTCCTCACCATAGGCTTCCTCTCCCTCAGCGCGCGCGTCAACCAGCCGGAACTGGCCCTCGTCTCCTTCGTGCTCGCCGGCATCGCGGCGGGATCGCTGGCTTTCGAACTGCCGGGATTGACGCTCATCGGCGACACGGGCGCCATGTTCTTCGGATTGATGCTGGGGCTCCTCACGATCTATTCGGGCGGAAAGGTGGCCACGGCGTTCCTGGTGCTCGGCGTCCCTCTCCTGGACCTCGGCATTGTCATCCTCCGGCGCATCATGAAGAGAAAGAGCCCGCTCCGGGGCAATGCGACCAACGAACACCTCCACCACCGGCTCCTGCACAAAGGGTGGCCGCGCACCGTCATTGTGGCGCTCACGGCCGGTATCGGGACCGTGTTCGGCCTCGCGGCTTTGTTCATGGATACCGTGGAAAAATTCGTCTCGGCGGGATTGCTGTTCTTGTTGATGTTACTACTCTCTTTCTATTCGCGCCCTTCTGTACACCCCACATCGCTTTCTTGA
- a CDS encoding replication-associated recombination protein A, whose protein sequence is MAKATSLPASSEPLAYRMRPRTLAEFVGQQEIVGEGTALRAAIEKDRLGSVILAGPPGTGKTTLARIIAETTEASFVQLNAVTSGVKDLKAVCEEAQRLKETFGTRTVLFIDEIHRFNTSQQDALLPYVESGTVTLIGATTQNPYFDVNPALVSRSRVSLLKPLAQEDVVAILTRAVEDERGFGGKVKVPLEALRHLAAVSNGDARVALNALELAAVTAGGKVTLEQAQKLFGERHKRYDKKGEDHYNTVSAFIKSMRGSDPDAALLWLFKMLQSGEDPRFLFRRMSIFASEDVGNADPRALQMTVAAWQAFELVGLPEGEYFLAHACVYLSQAPKSNAVTRAMGAAKAAIKNAPLLEVPNHLRNAPLKGMKEQGYGKGYQYPHDAEGGVVRERYFPVGMEPRDYYEPTGRGFEREILERMGAVKKLIR, encoded by the coding sequence ATGGCGAAGGCAACGTCCCTTCCGGCTTCCTCTGAACCCCTTGCCTACCGCATGCGTCCCCGGACGCTCGCGGAATTCGTGGGACAGCAGGAGATCGTGGGGGAGGGGACGGCGCTCCGTGCGGCCATCGAGAAGGACCGGCTGGGGTCCGTGATTTTGGCGGGGCCGCCGGGGACGGGCAAGACCACGCTGGCGCGAATCATCGCCGAAACCACGGAAGCCAGCTTCGTGCAGCTCAACGCTGTGACGAGCGGTGTAAAGGACCTCAAGGCGGTGTGCGAGGAAGCCCAGCGCCTCAAAGAGACCTTTGGCACGCGCACCGTCCTCTTCATCGACGAAATCCACCGGTTCAACACGTCGCAGCAGGACGCGTTGCTGCCCTACGTGGAGAGCGGCACGGTAACGCTCATCGGCGCCACCACGCAGAACCCTTACTTCGACGTGAACCCCGCGCTCGTGAGCCGTTCACGCGTGAGCCTCCTCAAGCCCCTCGCGCAGGAAGACGTGGTCGCCATCCTCACGCGGGCGGTGGAGGATGAGCGGGGGTTCGGGGGGAAGGTGAAGGTCCCCCTGGAGGCGCTGCGCCATTTGGCGGCCGTGAGCAACGGCGACGCGCGGGTGGCCTTGAACGCGCTGGAGCTCGCCGCCGTTACGGCGGGGGGGAAGGTGACGTTGGAACAGGCGCAGAAGCTCTTCGGGGAACGGCACAAACGGTACGATAAGAAGGGCGAGGACCACTACAATACGGTCTCCGCCTTCATCAAGAGCATGCGGGGCAGCGACCCGGATGCGGCGCTCCTGTGGCTCTTCAAAATGCTGCAGAGCGGCGAAGACCCCCGTTTCCTCTTCCGCAGGATGTCCATCTTCGCGAGCGAGGACGTAGGCAACGCCGACCCGCGCGCGCTGCAGATGACGGTTGCCGCGTGGCAGGCGTTCGAGCTCGTCGGCTTGCCGGAAGGGGAGTACTTCCTCGCCCATGCGTGCGTGTACCTGAGCCAAGCCCCCAAGAGCAATGCGGTCACCAGGGCCATGGGGGCGGCGAAGGCCGCCATCAAGAATGCGCCCTTGCTGGAGGTGCCCAACCACCTGCGCAACGCTCCCCTCAAGGGCATGAAGGAACAAGGGTACGGCAAGGGGTACCAGTATCCGCACGATGCGGAAGGGGGCGTGGTGCGGGAACGGTACTTTCCCGTAGGGATGGAACCCCGTGATTATTACGAGCCGACGGGCAGGGGATTCGAGCGTGAAATCTTGGAGAGGATGGGAGCGGTGAAAAAGCTCATACGTTGA